One Silene latifolia isolate original U9 population chromosome 4, ASM4854445v1, whole genome shotgun sequence DNA segment encodes these proteins:
- the LOC141652740 gene encoding F-box protein CPR1-like, translating into MAAVRNPSAKRTMISIPTEIITDEILPKLPVKSLARFKCVSKSFNTLISSPEFINIHLQQSLSSSTNRLLILTEENGSDLYSLDIDSPDYDTTVINIPLPHTLDYWLDNGVVSIVGSVNGLLCVGILRYIDGPDEFKQVVINPSTGVFREVPYIDIPILGNAIRVSFGFGYDDINDDYKVVRVVENAIQYDPYQGDELYNREVMVYSLNDNTWKLVEDVHRPIYSLRVRHNGVLMKNHLLHWIFWCLDMYYIYCFDVRSDKWVDEVPLMDLFTDPMADFIEDNEHERVHVVNLGVLDGCLCITVTRAMSNLSDVVWMMKEYGVKESWIKLFEISRCSPCCCKPCCYYFDGPYGFRQGSKQEVLVRRPLKIAGLFWFNIGSEGYGKTEEISGIPVFDQACFFTGSLVPIPGSKPIISPAD; encoded by the coding sequence ATGGCTGCTGTCCGTAATCCCTCTGCCAAAAGAACAATGATTTCTATCCCAACTGAGATAATAACTGATGAGATCTTACCCAAATTACCCGTCAAATCACTTGCCCGCTTCAAATGCGTTTCCAAATCCTTCAACACTTTGATATCATCCCCTGAATTCATCAACATTCACCTTCAACAATCCCTCTCGTCAAGCACGAACCGCCTGCTTATTCTTACTGAAGAAAATGGCAGTGATCTCTACTCGTTAGACATCGACTCGCCAGATTACGACACCACTGTCATTAACATCCCTTTACCGCATACCCTAGACTATTGGTTGGACAATGGCGTTGTTTCCATTGTGGGTTCAGTTAATGGCTTGCTCTGCGTTGGAATACTACGTTACATTGACGGACCTGATGAATTTAAGCAAGTCGTCATCAACCCGTCTACAGGAGTATTTCGAGAAGTTCCGTACATAGACATACCTATATTGGGAAACGCGATTCGAGTTAGCTTTGGGTTTGGGTATGATGACATAAACGACGATTATAAAGTTGTCAGGGTTGTGGAAAATGCTATTCAATATGACCCTTATCAAGGGGACGAGTTATACAACCGGGAGGTGATGGTGTATAGTCTAAATGACAATACATGGAAGTTGGTTGAGGATGTACATCGACCTATATATTCATTGCGGGTGCGTCATAATGGTGTTCTTATGAAGAATCATTTACTTCATTGGATTTTTTGGTGTTTAGATATGTACTACATTTATTGTTTTGATGTTCGATCTGATAAATGGGTTGACGAGGTGCCTTTGATGGACTTATTCACTGATCCCATGGCTGATTTTATCGAGGATAACGAACATGAGAGGGTTCATGTGGTAAACCTCGGTGTTCTTGATGGTTGTTTATGTATTACTGTAACACGCGCAATGTCTAATTTGTCTGATGTTGTATGGATGATGAAAGAGTATGGAGTGAAGGAGTCGTGGATTAAATTGTTTGAAATTTCTCGTTGTTCTCCTTGTTGTTGTAAACCTTGTTGTTACTACTTCGATGGCCCTTATGGTTTCCGCCAAGGCTCAAAACAAGAGGTTTTGGTTCGCAGACCACTTAAGATTGCTGGACTATTTTGGTTCAATATAGGATCGGAAGGCTATGGTAAAACTGAAGAAATAAGTGGGATTCCTGTTTTCGATCAAGCGTGCTTTTTTACTGGTAGTCTTGTTCCGATTCCTGGTAGTAAGCCGATTATATCGCCAGCTGATTAA